GTCGCATTCGGAAATTTATCCTCCAAGCCTTGCAACTTTTCTCTTGCTTCCCGTGAAGCCAGATATAAAGACTTACCACTTGAAAAAGCGACCAGAAAATGCTTTAAAAATTCCTGTGCCACTTCATCTGGTACGGGTTCCCGCATGACAATCATTTGCGGGATATTTAAAGAAGCGAACTGCCATGCTAATCCTAAACCATCACAGGAGTTAAAAATTGCTAGCTGTAAACCTTGTGCGATCGCTCTTTTTAAACCAAACTCTAACTCTTCTATTGTTAAGCTATCCGTTTTATTGATATAAATCCGACCAGTATTATCAGCAGTTTCACTATGTCCGGCGAAAAATAAAATATCCCACTGCTGCCAAAGATAATTGTTTAGCTCTTTGCGCTGTGGTTCTACCAGAAAAACTGTTTCAGCATTTGGTAAATTTTCTAACAACTGACGGTCTATTTGAACATCAATTCCATTACTATTTCCCAAAATCGCCAAAACTCTTACTTTGGGTTTACGCGGTGGTTTTGGAGGGGTTTGTGATGCTGTTGTAGTTAAGGCAAATTCTGCTAACGAATATCTACCAAAGAAATCCCACAAATGCCAAGGAATTCTCTGTAATTCCGGATTATCTGTGCGAATGAGTACTCGAATAGCTTCGTTTCGTTTTAATTCCTCGCGTAATGTGTTGTTTATACAGCGAAATTCCTGAGAATCAAACCATCTTTGTAAGTAGTCAATTAATACTTTAGTTTTTTGGCGGCATTCTGAAATTCGTGTTGTGATAGAACCATCGTAAATAATTTCTTGTGGCTTGATGCGACTTGGCATTCCTAAACTGCGATACTTGTGTTGCCACTGGCATAGGTAGGTAGCCAAGTCGAGACATGGTGGTAATTTGCCAGAGATTTCTATTTCTGGGGGAGCAAAATCTGAGCCAATCTCTAGTGTCACCCGAAATCCCTGGTATTCTAAATCACCATCTAACTTAAGAACAACTAACTTCGCCATAGACCCATTTGAAATTTGGGATTTTGAAGTGTCAAAATAACATTAAACAATTGTCATTTGTTTTACACTTCGTCAAATCCTTAATAATTTAAACATAGTTCTTCCAAAAAGCACAAGTCATTTTGTCTAGTGATCTTTAGGTTAGAAAAAGCTCTGTAAAGCTGACATCACCTAAAGCAACTTTAACACTAAAACGTTCTCCAATTTCGCTACTAAAGTTTAATTGAATACTCTTTGTGTTTCTCGCGGTTGCCTGCATCACGGGTATCCCTGCTTCATCCAATACTATCAGTTCAAGTTCTTTTGGTAAATAATTTTTACCACCTGTTGGGTACACTTTTACACCGACATTTATTTCTTCTCTTGAGACTGAGATCAGTCCTACCACTAAAGCGATGATTTGACTTTTGGAATCTCGTCCTAAGTCTAGGAGTTTGCCTTTCTGTAGACTAGATGTTGAATTTTCTGGGTGAACTAAAGTGTGTTCAGTTCCTCGAAATCTAAAAACTAGTTCTGATTGTTGCGGATTCAAAAGCGATTCTATAGTTTGCCAACCAGCATCAACAACATTCATCAACCACTGGCTCAAGTGAATTGGCTGTTCAATTTTTTCAATTGGTTTGTTCAGGTGTATAAGCAAATCTTCAAGCGAGTTTAACTGACTTATAAGTAACTCACCATTTTCAGGAACTGTTTTAACAAATCCTAGTAGTGTTGCTTCTTCAAGCGATTGCTCAAACTGTACAGCTACATAGCCAATTCTATCTGAGGAAACTTCTGGAAGAATATGAAGAACTTGCTCGTTAGGTAACACCGCAAGACATTCTATTTTCCCTAAACCGATAACTTCTAAATCAGCAATATCCATAAGAGTTTGTATGAGAGGGTTCCAACTTAAACTTCCTTGCCAAGAAGTTTTAATTCCCATACAACGCAAATAAAATTGAACAGCAAATACTGCCAAAGTATTGAGATAAACCTGTTTGGCTTTCTGAGGATTCCTGTGTTTGTTTCGGAAACGTTCTGCAAGTGCGTGAGCTTCTAAGCTTATCGGTACCGTAAAGGTTAAAGATTCTGATAAATTTCCTCTCATTTGTATACCTATTCCTTAATATACCTGATTTTCACAGTATTCTTTTAACTTAGGAGAAAGCTTTTTTAGACATCTGTAATAGAAGCTGCTGACTGTAGGAACTTTCATTTCAAATTCTGCTGAAATCTCTTTCCATGATTTCCCAGACATTCTGAGCATAGCTAATGCTTGAAACGTTGCTTGGGGACATTGCTCCATATACTCATTTTTAAAAATGTCTTCTGGGTCTGATTCTATACATTCCTTGACGATTTCTGTGAGGTCTTTTGATTCTTCAGGTAAGGCAAGATTGTCTAGGTCTGTAAGAGTCATTTTTGTCACAGAACTATGACTGAGGTTTTTACGAAGAGTATCTTTAAAAAATCGTCGTTCCAAAAGAACATTGACCCATACCAAAACCGTACCGCGTTCCGGGTTATATTTGTCAATATTTTGACAAATATAAAGAAAAAGTTCCTGACGTGCTTCATTGTAAATATCTTGAACATTGCTGAAAAATTGACTTTTGGATGGATACCAAAGATTGCCAAAGCGCACAATGCTGTGAATTAGCTTTGTTAAGGCGATTTGCCGTTCCTGAGAATGCGGCGGGTGTCGCTGTGCAACACAAGCAAGCTGTAGCAGATACGAATCAAGTTCATCTTTGGTCATTACTTGAGACTCCAAATCTTGTTCAAGAGCTGAAGTGAACCTCTAACTCCTTCTCGCACTCGTTTTAAACATTTTACGCAAAACCAGAGTATTTGTTACAAATATTTACATTCAGCAAGAGGTTTTGACCACACCCTGCCGCAATTGTGTTGGCTAGAGGTTTCTTTCTCAATTGTGTTGTCTTTCAGTCAAGTGGAAAGCCCCATCTCCTTGAGCAGGCGGTTAATGTGGCAAGCGCTAACCTTAATTCCCAATTGTTTCACCAGATGCTTGCTTAACTATTGCGCTGTCCAGCGTTTAAATGGATAGCCATACTCACGCGGACTATGGCTCGCCAGTTCTTTCAACCGAGCGAGATATTGCTCATTCACAGTCTTGGGGCGTCCCATCGGGCGATCGCCCCAGTTATGAGCCTGACCTGTCTGTGCCATAGCAATCCAGTACCGTGCAGTTTCTTGAGCGCACAACAGTGCTTCACAGATTTGTGCTTGAGATTGACCCGCATCTGTTAGTAGCATGATTTCAATACGACGGCGATATTCTGGACGTAACTCGGCTTCTAGGCTTTTCAGCAGCAGCTTGCGCTCTCTAGGTGTTAGGTAAAGACTTTGGTTTTCCACAGCAATTCCTCCTGGTAGAATTGACGGTGTTGGAAGTTCGTTTGAATGCTCCGCAGCGAACCTCTGCCTACTTCTCGGAATCAAAAGTCCAGGAATTGTGCAACTCGTTACAAAAATTCACATTAGTCTTGGTAGCAGTCACCTGTGTCGCTTTATCAGATGTTGAGGCTGTGACAAGGCAGCATCTACAATCAAAGATATAGCCCGTGTGAATAGTTGAGCGCATCACTACACTGTGATTTGCAAGATAAAAGTACCTTTGTTTTTAAATATGAAAGCTTAAAATAAAAAACATAATTACTTGAGTTATGCATAAAAAATAAGTTTCAAATCCTTGAATTTCTAGATTTAATATCAAAATATTGAAGAGGTATTAGACAATAAAGTAGCTAATTCCATCACAAGTAACTTCATTGACTGGCAGCGTGCTTATCTCAATGCCAACTCTAAAGACATTCAAATCTGGAGTTCAATGGTTAGCCTGGTCAGGAGTTTTGGCTCTGGTTAGCACCGGGGGCTGGCTGGTCTACATCCAGACTCGGAATCGACCTGCAGAATCGGTGGCGCTGCCTGTTGTCACCGTAGAACGCGGCAACATTGAAACTACAATCAATGAGAGCGGCACCCTTGAACTGCGTGGTCAACAGACCCTCAAGTCTCCAGCAGAAGGCGCAGTTGAGCAGGTGCTAGTGCGGCTTGGAGACCAAGTCAAGTCCGGTCAGCCGCTGATTATACTGCGTAACCCCGACCGACAAACTATCCTCGCCAATCAGCAGTTGCAAATTCAAAAACAGGAACTCACTTTAGCACGTAACCGCCAGAAAGTTGTTGAAGCCGAGGAAAAGCTAAAAGTAGCTAAACAGGAAAACCAGACAAACAAGCAGTTGCAGATTCAAAAACAGGAACTCACCGTAGCACGTAACCGCCAGAAAGTTGTCGAAGCTGAGGAACAACTCAAAGCTGAGGAAAAGAAACTCCAAGAGCTTGAAGCTTTGGATCAAAGGGGCTTCATTCCCAAAAATGAACTTCGGACGCAGGAGGAACAGGTTCGCCGTGCGAAAACTGCTTTGTGGGAGGCGAAGTTAACCGTCAGCAGCGATACCATCGAACTCCAGAACCTTCAGCTTGAGATCCAAAATACGCAACAGCAAACGCGGGATAAAATTATGCAGGCTGAATCTGCTGTGCAGGATGCTCAGTTAGCGGTCAACAACGATACCCGTGAATTTCAGCGCCTTCAGCTTGAACTGCAAAAAATCCAGCAGCAACTCCAGAACAACGTCGTGACTGCACCAATTAATGGTAACGTTCTTGACATCAAAGTCAAGGATGGGGAAGGGGTTCAGGTGCGTACTGATCTGCTCACCCTAGGCGACTCTACCCAAGAACTGGTGTCGCTCCAGCTTTCCACCCTGAATGCGGCTAAAGTCCGGGTCAACCAATCAGCCCGCATCAGTGTCATCGGTCCCAATGCTCAGACATTCGAGGGGCGGGTGCAAAGTTTGTCTCCCATAGCAACAACCTCTAGTGGGAACGAGAGCCAAAGCAGCAGCCAACAAGCGGGGCAAGCAACGGTATCTGCTAAAGTGCGACTTAATACCCCTTCCCGCAAGCTGATTCCTGGCAGCCAGGTAAATGTCGAGATTGTTTTGCAACAGCGGCAGAACGTGGTGGTTTTGGACACGGAAGCGATTCAGCGCTCTGAAGAAAAGCCCTTTGTATTGGTGCGGGATAAACAAGGTAAGGCTCAGAAAAAAAACATCACTCTAGGGCTAGAGGGGTTGACTAATGTGGAAGTGACCTCTGGTCTGCGCCCTGGGGATCAAGTGGTGCTGCCCGCAGCTGATTCCAAATCGGAACCAGGAACGCCAACCGTTCCCGAAGACAATTCGACAGAAGGTAACAGCGAATAGTATGAGTCTCACACCTTTCGACCTACTAGCTCTGACTTCCCGCTCTTTAAGCGGCAATCCCTTGCGTTCTACCCTAACCACCCTAGGCGTTTTCATGGGTGTAGCTGCGGTGACAGCGACGCTTCAGGTCGGCAGCATCAGTCGGGCAGTGATTGCCCGTCAAATGGCAGAGCGAGATGCCCCTCAGGTCGTAGTATACCCAGAGTCGCGATTTCTTCGGCTAGAAGACATGAAATTCTTGCAAAAACGGCTCTTGGGCTTACAAGCAATCAGTGCGTCCAGTTCCCCAACTTCTTCTCAAACCGTATTTCAAGATCAGGAGGCGAAGAATTCTTTGATGTTGGGTGTTTCCCAAAACTTCTTGCTCACATCGGCTAAGCAATTAGTGAAGGGACGGTTCTTCACAAGAGCAGATTCTGCCAGCTATCGACCTGTGGTGGTCATTGATCAATTTCTGGCGGATAAACTTTTCAAAGGTCAAAAGCCAACGGGTAAGCGCATTTATGCTAATCGCCGACCCTATATCGTTGTGGGGGTGGTAAAGACTAATTCCGGTAACAACGAAGCACCTGAGGGTCAGCTACTAGTGCCGATTTCAGTTTACAACGCTTTAATGGGTAGTCGCGATATTGGAACTATTTGGATGCGTCCCCGCAAACTCGAAGACCTGAAGAACTTGGAAGACCAGGCAAAAAAACTGTTGGAGCAGCGCTTTCCAAGTCAAAAATTTTATGTTGCTAACAATGTGGAAGACATCCTGGAGCAACAGAAAACCCTTGAATCCGTTTCAATGGCACTGGCAGCAGTGGGAGTCATCTCTTTATTGGTGGGTGGTGTTGGCATTGCTAATATTACTATCGCCACTGTAGCAGAGCGTACTTCTGAAATTGGTCTGAAGCTGGCGATTGGGGCAACAAAGCAGGACATCATGTTGCAGTTCATTCTTGAAGCGGCGGTTTTGAGCTTGTTAGGGGGAACTGTGGCGCTGATTACAGTGCATGGGTTAACGTTGGTGGTTGCCGATACTTTTGATTTACCCTACCAATTTGAAAGCAGTACAGCCGCTTTGTCCTTAGGTTCAGCGCTATTGGTGGGGGTGGGCGCTGGTTTTCTCCCGGCTCTACGAGCTAGCCAGCTAAATCCTGTTACAGCTTTACGTAGCACATAGTATTTGTTACAACATCACGGTAAATTAATAAGCCCCCAATAGCAAGCTATTGGGGGCCATTGGTCACAAGTTAAGGTTGTGAGCCAGTTGTCAAGGGGTTTTAGGACTTGCCGTGAAAAGTCAGTGTCGGAGCAGGCCCAACGCCCGGTGCAGCTACGGACGGTCGTCAACACGGAGTGACCCCCTGCATAACAGGGGGCCACTCCTGAACCTGATGTGCGTAGACCTCTTAACAGACTGACATTGGAAAATTCGTCCTCCCCGTAAGAGGGTGCTTACGGCGGAGCTTCACCATGCCTTGTGAAAGTGTGTCGTAAGAGGTTATTTATGAGGCTAATTCAGGCGGTTACGCCAGTCACGGAACAGGTTCCCATGGGCTGCAGGTGTCTGAACCTGTATCGTCTTCGCAGACACGGAACCTGGTGATGCTGCGGCTGGGTGTGGCGACGCCGCACCCAGCCTGCGACCCGTTCCCGTCCCCGATCCTGAAGGTGCTTGAGCTGCCGCTGACGTTGTACTCAGCGTAAACGCCGTTTCCATCTTGTTCCAGGTCGCAGGCACCGATGTATTTCCTGTCGATGCGGACGCCGGCGTAGTCGGAGCCCTCCGCAGCCGTCCAATACGCCCAGCTCTGGGCGTGGGCCAGAGTACCCATGCCCGCCACCACCGCAGTGACTGCACCCGTCGTCAAGATTAAGCGGCCAATTCGTGCGAGAGACATTTCTTTTCTCCTTATTTTGATTGTGATTATGTAGGTCAACCATTTGACCTCTATTTCAATTAATTGAAATTTGTTGTTGTCAAGGCCATCGTACTTATCCAGGATTTGTGTTTGATTCGCTGGCTTATAGATTGCCTATTTCTTCTTCAATACTCTGAGATTTAATTTACAAATTCAAGGGTTTTAAACTCATTGATTACGCATAAGTCAAGCATTTATGTTTTTTTTTGAAAAATCATATGTAAAAAATGGTAAAACAAAATCCATTGAGGTGCTCTCACTACTCTGAATTTTGCAATTTGAAACTGAGCTATGTCTCTGATCGCAGATGGAGTTTGGCACAATGTCACAGCATCATTGTCTAAAAAGCCACACTTGCGAGCGTTCACCAAATTAATGTGAAATTGTTTTGAGCCACATATAATTATTTAGACTTTGGAGCCAGAAGTAAATAGAAATTCGTAAGTTTCATTTTGGCAATAGAACCCAAGTTCTCAATTCCGTCTTAACCTTTAAGCTGACATGTCATTAGAAACGGTACCAAGCGTTCAGCCTGTCCAGTTGGTTGAGTAAGTCCTGTAGACATTAACCCAGTAATTTATAATTTTTTCGCTCAAAACTAAAGCACTTTTGTTTCAGATCCTTATACAAAAGGTAAGGTGTGCAGTCTAAAGTAAAATCAGGACACAAATTCTGTCAGCGTCAATGGTTTTTACTTAACTGAACTACTACCCGATCCAATTCCCTAGTTTGACATCACCAACCTAACAGTGGCGGTGGCGAAGACTTGACCATTCAATTTAAACTGTTCAATTTAAAGCGAATAGCTTTGTCCAATCGGTGTCGAAAATTAATTTCAGTCCTAAAGACTCAGGCGAAGCAGTGCAATTTACTCAGAAATTCAAATCATTATGGAGAAGCCACCTAACCAAGACTCTCAACGTCAAAACCAAGGCGAGCATCTATCTAGACGACCCGTCAGCTTCTTGTTACTTAAGGTGGTCGTTGTTGTAACTGTAACTTTGGGTATGGCTTGTATTCTCGCCCTAATTTTTAAGTCCCAAAAGATACTCAAACCTGCTGCTAGCGTTGAAACAGCAGTTAAACCGCCAATCGTTCAACCTACGGCTGGTGAAAACATCAAACACATTCAAAGCAAAGGCAATGAACAACTCAGCAAGGGTGAGACGATTGTCTTACCCTTGAAAAACCCTTTGGAAACTCCTACAGAGTGGAAACGCCTACAGCAAACTCAGAGCGAAAAACCGACACATTACGCTTCAAGAATGCCAACGGTAAACGCGAATACACCCATAACTCATTCCCAACCTCAGAGCCAAAACAACCAACTGCTTGTTAAAAGTTGGAAGTTAAATGACGCTATGCGATCGCCCTCCCAAACGCTGCACTCCGCCCAATCGCAAGTCGCCTTTACATCACACTCCTCAACCTCTCGTTTACAGAAAGAACTAGGAAATGACAGACGAGAGGCTTTGGCTATATCTACGCCAGAAATGAAAGACTCTGTCTCTCGTAAAGCATTCCCAAGTTCCACCTGGGAACGAGAAGATACGAGAAAAGAGGACACGAGGATGCAAAGACTAGAAAGCAAAGAGACAAAAGGACACGAGGAAAGAGGATACAGGGATATCTCTGCGTCATCACGTCTTCCCACCCCACCAACGGCAACAAAGCAGGACATCATGTTCCAGTTCATTCTCGAAGCGGCGCTTTTGAGCTTATTGGGGGGAACTGTGGCGATCGCCTCGGTGCATGGGTTAACTTTGGTGGTTGCCGGTACTTTTGATTTGCCCTATCAATTTGAAAGCAGTACAGCCGCTTTGTCCTTAGGTTCAGCGCTGTTGGTGGGGGTGGGCGCTGGTTTTCTCCCGGCTCTACGAGCTAGCCACCTAAATCCTGTTACAGCTTTGCGTAGCACATAGTGTTTGTCGCAAGCATCGCAGTCAATTAATAAGCCCCCAAGTGGCAAGCTATTGGGGGCAGTCCTACACTTATTTGAGATAGCTTTTTAGAGCGCTACCAAGCAGGTATGCCGCTGTAACCAGCTGCACACCGAAGCTTGGTGATCAAGCGGACCGCCGGAGGGATGGCGCTGTAGGTACTGGAAGCGGGCATCCGTGGCTGGTTTAGATAGCGTTGCGTTTGTCAATAAATAATTGTCCAGAATATTCAATCGGAGTGCAGGTATCAAACTAACCTTGGCTATGACTTTTAACAGCAAGATAGAACGATGTGCGTAAATATTACGCAAAGCTCCCAAATTGTCAGTTCTCCACTACGCGCTCAGAGGAATTTTTAAGTAACATTACTTATTGACAAATGAGATGTGACCTTAAATTGTCCTGTATAGGAGAAATAAAATCAGCATCTATCCAGTCTATCAAATCTACCTAACGTCCATGTAAAGGTACGTTGCTGGCCACGGTTGAGAACGTTGCATCCTGAGTCCGGTCCCCAGGCAATGATGAGCTTCACCCGCTGCTGGTTTCCACAATCGTTTCTCACAGTTATACTCCTTGACGATTGACTTATTACCCTGATGCAGCTTGGCGCAGGAGCAGCAAATGATGGTGGGATAGTGCTAACAAGCGAAAGAGATGCTGCGGCTGTACCGATAGCAGCCATACTAGTTAATTTCACGAAATTATCTTTGATGAGCTTGGCGTACATATTTATCTCCTTTGGGATTTACACATTGAGAGAATGAAAACAATCTGCATCCTAATTTTGTTGGTGCAGTAATTTCAATTTGAAAGTTAATTCAAAATCTGACAAAAAATTGGATGTTTGATTAGCAGAATTTTCGGTTGATTTTTAGTTTTTATTCACCTACTTTTATCAAGTAGAACTAACTTGTCAACGCCTAATCTACTTAATCCAATTTTTATCCGATGAAATTTAGAAAATCAAGGGGAGGCAGCTTGT
This portion of the Brasilonema sennae CENA114 genome encodes:
- a CDS encoding DUF1822 family protein, which translates into the protein MRGNLSESLTFTVPISLEAHALAERFRNKHRNPQKAKQVYLNTLAVFAVQFYLRCMGIKTSWQGSLSWNPLIQTLMDIADLEVIGLGKIECLAVLPNEQVLHILPEVSSDRIGYVAVQFEQSLEEATLLGFVKTVPENGELLISQLNSLEDLLIHLNKPIEKIEQPIHLSQWLMNVVDAGWQTIESLLNPQQSELVFRFRGTEHTLVHPENSTSSLQKGKLLDLGRDSKSQIIALVVGLISVSREEINVGVKVYPTGGKNYLPKELELIVLDEAGIPVMQATARNTKSIQLNFSSEIGERFSVKVALGDVSFTELFLT
- a CDS encoding sigma-70 family RNA polymerase sigma factor, encoding MTKDELDSYLLQLACVAQRHPPHSQERQIALTKLIHSIVRFGNLWYPSKSQFFSNVQDIYNEARQELFLYICQNIDKYNPERGTVLVWVNVLLERRFFKDTLRKNLSHSSVTKMTLTDLDNLALPEESKDLTEIVKECIESDPEDIFKNEYMEQCPQATFQALAMLRMSGKSWKEISAEFEMKVPTVSSFYYRCLKKLSPKLKEYCENQVY
- a CDS encoding efflux RND transporter periplasmic adaptor subunit, whose protein sequence is MPTLKTFKSGVQWLAWSGVLALVSTGGWLVYIQTRNRPAESVALPVVTVERGNIETTINESGTLELRGQQTLKSPAEGAVEQVLVRLGDQVKSGQPLIILRNPDRQTILANQQLQIQKQELTLARNRQKVVEAEEKLKVAKQENQTNKQLQIQKQELTVARNRQKVVEAEEQLKAEEKKLQELEALDQRGFIPKNELRTQEEQVRRAKTALWEAKLTVSSDTIELQNLQLEIQNTQQQTRDKIMQAESAVQDAQLAVNNDTREFQRLQLELQKIQQQLQNNVVTAPINGNVLDIKVKDGEGVQVRTDLLTLGDSTQELVSLQLSTLNAAKVRVNQSARISVIGPNAQTFEGRVQSLSPIATTSSGNESQSSSQQAGQATVSAKVRLNTPSRKLIPGSQVNVEIVLQQRQNVVVLDTEAIQRSEEKPFVLVRDKQGKAQKKNITLGLEGLTNVEVTSGLRPGDQVVLPAADSKSEPGTPTVPEDNSTEGNSE
- a CDS encoding ABC transporter permease; this translates as MSLTPFDLLALTSRSLSGNPLRSTLTTLGVFMGVAAVTATLQVGSISRAVIARQMAERDAPQVVVYPESRFLRLEDMKFLQKRLLGLQAISASSSPTSSQTVFQDQEAKNSLMLGVSQNFLLTSAKQLVKGRFFTRADSASYRPVVVIDQFLADKLFKGQKPTGKRIYANRRPYIVVGVVKTNSGNNEAPEGQLLVPISVYNALMGSRDIGTIWMRPRKLEDLKNLEDQAKKLLEQRFPSQKFYVANNVEDILEQQKTLESVSMALAAVGVISLLVGGVGIANITIATVAERTSEIGLKLAIGATKQDIMLQFILEAAVLSLLGGTVALITVHGLTLVVADTFDLPYQFESSTAALSLGSALLVGVGAGFLPALRASQLNPVTALRST
- a CDS encoding ABC transporter permease; its protein translation is MEKPPNQDSQRQNQGEHLSRRPVSFLLLKVVVVVTVTLGMACILALIFKSQKILKPAASVETAVKPPIVQPTAGENIKHIQSKGNEQLSKGETIVLPLKNPLETPTEWKRLQQTQSEKPTHYASRMPTVNANTPITHSQPQSQNNQLLVKSWKLNDAMRSPSQTLHSAQSQVAFTSHSSTSRLQKELGNDRREALAISTPEMKDSVSRKAFPSSTWEREDTRKEDTRMQRLESKETKGHEERGYRDISASSRLPTPPTATKQDIMFQFILEAALLSLLGGTVAIASVHGLTLVVAGTFDLPYQFESSTAALSLGSALLVGVGAGFLPALRASHLNPVTALRST